From a single Candidatus Neomarinimicrobiota bacterium genomic region:
- a CDS encoding GTP-binding protein, translated as MPQVVIGTAGHIDHGKTALVKALTGTDADRLPEEKERGMTIDLGFAFLTDDITIIDVPGHERFIRNMVAGVSTIDIALITIAADDGIMPQTREHVDILRLLAVQLGCIAITKTDLVEDQEWLDLLEEEIREYVGDSFLK; from the coding sequence ATGCCGCAAGTCGTAATCGGAACTGCGGGACATATCGATCATGGAAAGACGGCCCTGGTCAAGGCATTGACCGGGACGGATGCGGACCGTCTTCCAGAGGAGAAAGAGCGCGGAATGACCATCGATCTCGGCTTCGCCTTCTTGACGGATGATATCACGATCATCGATGTTCCCGGTCACGAGAGATTCATTCGGAACATGGTCGCGGGAGTAAGCACCATCGATATAGCTCTCATAACCATCGCCGCCGATGATGGCATCATGCCTCAAACCCGTGAACACGTGGACATCCTCCGCCTGTTGGCCGTGCAGCTGGGCTGCATTGCAATAACGAAGACGGACCTTGTGGAAGATCAGGAATGGCTTGACCTGTTGGAAGAGGAGATACGGGAGTACGTAGGAGATTCCTTTCTCAAG